One part of the Rhodothermales bacterium genome encodes these proteins:
- a CDS encoding ATP-binding protein — protein MTATVETPAAADRRSLRWLAWLSAGLGLALALTFVARTWSLASIGRDLEAAQSAVVADAFGAIEADWMGMQRDMVAEARRLSSDNEVRAQLLAYDERVDDAGVERLLHYFSGYGPAEQGAVELYAADGELLAWKGQSIRLERQPGRAARLESFEMTLVDDAGLRRALVLWWPVYDGSRSIGALRLVRFIAAKMPVENQFLRSFNPADTWRRLTRLPVEVRYDDVLPDVVRQPHWHMRLLQSIRGDEMGRVYVEAPGEAALQETTRQRYADLMAIWVAMLIGVALVGLWFWVRRGWGFEPASTGSLAGRLLLFLAGLWTARVAWLALEVPARWQRGKAPFAALFDPSHFASDYGFGLMQSMGDLFTSAVFLALTGAAIWHVVGRMPPRATEKDGPAGLPAMLGALAVLIVFLLALAHIQGEVVRHTVLDSTLDYFARTGLLPDRLVLFVFCAVMLLALGLAVIGSGVAWWVFGRVARPATPPRLFWGGVLLLAVTLTAGAYRLVAAFREVPPSATLGFLLVTLGAGWLAARRGGGRAATRYARRLAAFMLVLILPVYLMLNRSMETQLRTRMVEAVETFDAERDASVVFAVEQMLDRTRQEPAIVEEMTHDGAPGQRSRLYESIAELVVSSPLANLGTYEVSLTVFDTSGVVRGRYFEGESQESAAATDLVDQDDFSILTRIYAERDDPDSLMVELMTGRRIAARLQYEGFAPIHGTAGGALLGWTLVRIEPKTLLQDDAALFPRVLLPASILDVQSIFSIAEFRDQALYRNAGTVFGRFRLDDEVVRALRIHASVWREETMADRSFLTYYTRRSIDQGGPLIASPQKVIAVRASVPHFFDHLYYLLRMTLAALLVLAMVYGILRLVRGRRRPFEAVRTRFTDRVLNAFLSVGMAAVLVVSVLGLQVINRENENAIQSWIEQQLDRVEETLAQQADVGELPADVLERTNVSALASLVGLDLNVYRGHALYTSSRQQLVRERLIDSRLPPLAYERLFYEGDRNAFTHERVGTFSYMAGYRALPDRDGRPGFVISVPTLPEQERIEEERARTVAYLFGSLLLLMLVVMFTAGLLANALTRPIGRLREGLEAVARGRYEQPLPVETDDEIGELVQTFNQMQEQLAESRRRLTQQERQLAWREMARQVAHEIKNPLTPMKLSVQHLRRAYSDARPDAGDAGKFASLFDRITNTLIEQVDALARIANEFSTFARMPKQILETLDLNAVIQEAVALMQEQQGVSIELTLHPAPLAVMGDREELRRIYINLIKNAIEASQDDRENRIEVVTSRRTEDGADVAYSTVRDHGTGISPELQAKIFEPNFSSKTSGTGLGLAIVRKSVEDMRGTIGFETEVGVGSLFWIALPLATAP, from the coding sequence ATGACCGCTACCGTCGAGACACCCGCCGCCGCCGACCGCCGCTCCCTGCGCTGGCTCGCGTGGCTGAGCGCCGGGCTCGGGCTGGCGCTGGCGCTGACGTTCGTGGCGCGCACCTGGAGCCTGGCCTCGATCGGGCGCGATCTCGAGGCGGCACAGTCCGCCGTCGTGGCCGATGCGTTCGGGGCGATCGAGGCGGACTGGATGGGGATGCAGCGCGACATGGTGGCCGAGGCGCGGCGACTGTCTTCCGACAACGAGGTCCGCGCCCAGCTTCTCGCGTATGACGAACGGGTGGACGACGCCGGCGTCGAGCGGCTCCTCCACTATTTCTCCGGCTACGGCCCCGCCGAGCAGGGCGCCGTCGAGCTGTATGCGGCCGACGGAGAACTGCTGGCCTGGAAGGGGCAGAGCATCCGGCTGGAGCGCCAGCCCGGGCGGGCGGCCCGGCTCGAATCGTTCGAGATGACGCTCGTCGACGACGCCGGCCTGCGGCGCGCCCTCGTGCTCTGGTGGCCCGTGTACGACGGGAGCCGCTCGATCGGCGCGCTGCGGCTGGTGCGCTTCATCGCCGCGAAGATGCCGGTGGAAAATCAGTTTCTGCGCAGCTTCAACCCGGCGGACACCTGGCGCCGCCTCACCCGGCTGCCGGTGGAGGTGCGCTACGACGACGTCCTGCCCGACGTGGTGCGCCAGCCCCACTGGCACATGCGGCTGCTCCAGAGCATCCGCGGCGACGAGATGGGGCGCGTCTATGTCGAAGCCCCCGGCGAGGCGGCGCTCCAGGAAACCACCCGCCAGCGGTATGCCGACCTGATGGCCATCTGGGTGGCCATGCTCATCGGCGTCGCGCTGGTCGGTCTCTGGTTCTGGGTGCGGCGCGGGTGGGGCTTCGAGCCGGCATCGACCGGTTCGCTTGCCGGCAGGCTCCTGCTTTTTCTGGCCGGTTTGTGGACGGCGCGCGTGGCGTGGCTGGCGCTGGAGGTCCCGGCCCGCTGGCAGCGGGGCAAGGCCCCGTTCGCCGCCCTGTTCGATCCCTCGCATTTCGCATCCGACTACGGCTTCGGGCTGATGCAGTCCATGGGCGATCTGTTCACGTCCGCGGTGTTTCTGGCGCTCACGGGCGCCGCGATATGGCATGTCGTCGGGCGGATGCCGCCCCGGGCGACCGAAAAGGACGGACCGGCCGGGCTGCCGGCCATGCTCGGCGCGCTGGCCGTCCTCATCGTCTTCCTGCTCGCCCTCGCGCACATCCAGGGCGAGGTCGTGCGCCATACGGTGCTCGACAGCACGCTGGATTATTTCGCGCGGACGGGGCTGCTGCCGGACCGCCTCGTGCTCTTTGTGTTCTGCGCGGTGATGCTGCTCGCCCTCGGGCTCGCCGTCATCGGCAGCGGCGTGGCATGGTGGGTCTTTGGCCGGGTGGCGCGGCCGGCGACGCCGCCGCGGCTGTTCTGGGGCGGCGTGCTGCTGCTCGCCGTGACCCTCACCGCCGGCGCCTACCGGCTCGTTGCCGCCTTCCGGGAGGTGCCTCCGTCGGCGACGCTGGGATTTCTGCTCGTGACGCTCGGGGCCGGATGGCTGGCGGCCCGGCGCGGAGGCGGCCGCGCGGCCACCCGCTACGCCCGTCGCCTGGCGGCCTTCATGCTCGTGCTCATCCTGCCCGTATACCTCATGCTCAACCGGAGCATGGAGACGCAGCTTCGGACGCGCATGGTCGAGGCCGTCGAAACGTTCGACGCGGAGCGGGACGCCAGCGTCGTCTTCGCCGTGGAGCAGATGCTGGACCGGACGCGGCAGGAGCCGGCCATCGTCGAGGAAATGACGCACGACGGCGCGCCGGGCCAGCGGAGCCGGCTCTATGAGTCGATCGCCGAACTCGTCGTCAGCTCCCCGCTGGCCAACCTCGGCACGTATGAGGTCAGCCTCACGGTATTCGACACCAGCGGTGTCGTACGGGGCCGGTATTTCGAGGGCGAGAGCCAGGAGAGCGCCGCGGCCACCGATCTGGTGGACCAGGACGACTTCAGCATCCTGACCCGCATCTACGCCGAACGCGACGACCCGGACAGCCTGATGGTCGAGTTGATGACCGGCCGGCGCATCGCGGCGCGCCTGCAGTACGAGGGGTTCGCCCCCATCCACGGCACGGCCGGCGGGGCCCTGCTCGGGTGGACGCTCGTGCGGATCGAACCCAAAACCCTGTTGCAGGACGACGCGGCGCTGTTTCCGCGCGTGCTGCTGCCGGCGAGCATCCTGGATGTACAGAGCATCTTCTCCATCGCCGAATTCAGGGACCAGGCGCTGTATCGCAATGCGGGTACCGTCTTCGGCCGCTTCCGGCTGGATGACGAGGTCGTCCGGGCGCTGCGGATCCATGCGAGCGTATGGCGCGAGGAAACGATGGCCGACCGCTCGTTCCTGACCTACTACACGCGGCGGTCCATCGACCAGGGCGGGCCGCTGATCGCCAGCCCGCAGAAAGTCATCGCCGTACGCGCCTCCGTACCGCATTTCTTCGACCACCTCTATTATCTGTTGCGGATGACGCTCGCCGCGCTGCTGGTGCTGGCGATGGTGTACGGCATCCTGCGCCTCGTCCGCGGCCGGCGGCGGCCTTTCGAGGCCGTACGGACGCGCTTCACGGACCGGGTGCTGAACGCGTTTCTGTCGGTCGGGATGGCGGCGGTGCTCGTCGTGAGCGTCCTGGGACTCCAGGTCATCAATCGGGAGAACGAAAATGCGATCCAGAGCTGGATCGAGCAGCAGCTGGATAGGGTGGAGGAGACCCTGGCCCAGCAGGCCGACGTCGGCGAGCTGCCGGCGGACGTGCTCGAGCGAACCAACGTGTCCGCGCTCGCGTCGCTGGTGGGGCTCGATTTGAACGTGTACCGGGGCCACGCGCTCTACACGTCCAGCCGGCAACAGCTGGTGCGTGAGCGGCTCATCGACAGCCGGCTGCCGCCGCTGGCGTATGAGCGGCTGTTTTACGAGGGCGACCGCAACGCCTTCACGCACGAGCGGGTGGGCACCTTCTCCTACATGGCCGGCTACCGGGCGCTGCCTGACCGCGACGGCCGCCCCGGCTTCGTGATCTCGGTCCCGACGCTGCCCGAGCAGGAGCGCATCGAGGAAGAGCGGGCCCGCACGGTGGCGTACCTCTTCGGGTCGCTGCTGCTGCTCATGCTGGTCGTGATGTTCACGGCCGGTCTCCTGGCGAACGCGCTGACGCGCCCGATCGGCCGGCTGCGCGAGGGCCTGGAGGCCGTGGCGAGAGGACGGTACGAGCAGCCGCTGCCCGTCGAGACGGACGATGAAATTGGCGAACTGGTGCAGACGTTCAACCAGATGCAGGAGCAGCTCGCCGAGAGCCGGCGCCGGCTGACCCAGCAGGAGCGTCAGCTCGCGTGGCGCGAGATGGCGAGGCAGGTGGCCCACGAGATCAAGAATCCGCTCACGCCGATGAAGCTGTCGGTGCAGCATCTCCGGCGCGCGTACAGCGACGCGCGCCCCGACGCCGGCGATGCCGGCAAGTTCGCGAGCCTGTTCGACCGCATCACCAACACCCTCATCGAACAGGTGGACGCCCTCGCCCGCATCGCCAACGAATTCTCAACCTTCGCCCGCATGCCCAAACAGATCCTCGAGACGCTGGATCTCAACGCGGTGATCCAGGAAGCCGTGGCGCTCATGCAGGAACAACAAGGCGTATCCATCGAACTCACCCTGCATCCGGCCCCGCTGGCGGTGATGGGCGACCGCGAGGAGCTCCGGCGCATCTATATCAATCTCATCAAGAATGCCATCGAAGCCTCGCAGGACGACCGCGAGAACCGGATCGAAGTCGTCACGAGCCGGCGCACCGAAGACGGGGCCGATGTGGCGTACAGTACCGTCCGCGATCACGGCACCGGCATCAGCCCCGAACTCCAGGCCAAGATCTTCGAGCCCAACTTTTCGTCCAAAACCAGCGGAACGGGGCTCGGACTCGCCATCGTCCGGAAAAGCGTCGAGGACATGCGCGGGACGATCGGGTTCGAGACGGAGGTCGGCGTCGGCTCCCTGTTCTGGATCGCGCTGCCGCTGGCCACGGCTCCATGA
- a CDS encoding DUF4783 domain-containing protein gives MLIVIWAAGAWSFPAAAQSPNDAVIHDVQEAIQRGNAEALSPHLEPRVDVSIFGVQTLYSRAQTEYVMRAFFRDHPPEQFVIQRTVEEKGTWLATGRYWNRGDAHPYRVTLVFRERAGAVQVRSIRIEHLRS, from the coding sequence TTGCTGATCGTAATCTGGGCGGCGGGGGCCTGGTCGTTCCCGGCGGCGGCGCAGTCTCCCAACGACGCGGTCATCCACGACGTGCAGGAAGCCATCCAGCGCGGCAATGCGGAAGCCCTGTCGCCCCACCTGGAGCCCCGCGTCGACGTGTCCATCTTCGGGGTGCAGACGTTGTACAGCCGGGCGCAGACGGAATACGTCATGCGCGCCTTTTTCCGCGACCACCCGCCCGAGCAGTTCGTCATTCAGCGGACGGTGGAGGAAAAAGGGACGTGGCTGGCCACGGGGCGTTACTGGAATCGGGGTGACGCCCATCCGTACCGGGTGACGCTGGTATTCCGTGAGCGCGCCGGCGCGGTGCAGGTGCGCAGCATCCGCATCGAACACCTCCGCTCCTGA